In a genomic window of Salvelinus fontinalis isolate EN_2023a chromosome 7, ASM2944872v1, whole genome shotgun sequence:
- the LOC129859028 gene encoding COMM domain-containing protein 3-like: protein MELSESVQKGLQSLADATFFDMKTFSVLIEVAFRSLLSAHADRSVLDQPEFKRLDQKLLKHCHTAATTCILEGVKQNADKSTISACLEDVSFDAERTEVFYTTYQKYKSDLETLLSSLGRCPPHINDVSWRLEYCIKNGHVHKVNEPSYLISLNVENANNGGSSEDVHFSCTMEQLQDLVGKMKDAAKSLEKATQL from the exons ATGGAGTTGTCTGAGTCCGTGCAGAAAGGGCTGCAGTCTCTAGCAGACGCGACGTTTTTCGACATGAAAACCTTCTCAGTGTTGATAGAAGTGGCTTTTCGCAGTTTGCTATCAGCCCATGCAGATCGTAGTGTTCTCG ATCAGCCTGAATTTAAACGTCTTGACCAGAAGTTGCTGAAACATTGTCATACTGCTGCCACGACCTGCATACTGGAGGGGGTCAAACAAAATgctgacaaatccactataag TGCGTGCCTGGAGGATGTTAGTTTTGATGCTGAGAGAACAGAAGTATTCTACACTACATACCAG AAATATAAAAGTGATCTGGAAACTCTATTGTCAAG TTTAGGGAGATGCCCACCTCATATCAATGACGTGTCCTGGCGTTTGGAGTACTGTATCAAG AACGGGCATGTGCATAAGGTCAACGAGCCGTCCTATCTGATTTCATTAAACGTTGAG AATGCCAACAACGGAGGATCGTCAGAAGATGTACATTTTAGCTGCACGATGGAACAACTTCAG GATTTGGTGGGAAAGATGAAAGACGCTGCCAAGAGTCTGGAGAAGGCTACGCAGTTGTAA